One region of Quercus lobata isolate SW786 chromosome 2, ValleyOak3.0 Primary Assembly, whole genome shotgun sequence genomic DNA includes:
- the LOC115978286 gene encoding uncharacterized protein LOC115978286, with amino-acid sequence MKAILVVCFLLLSTFFIPSSNAARDLADQSAVGLPYEDPDKPVVTCGRGKSYRECLPGPRKPLSPPLTPLSTPVTSPSQTATTPSPPSKSFPECGRGKPYTSCIPKPPKPCFIYGREGCSSP; translated from the exons ATGAAAGCCATTCTAGTGGTCTGTTTTCTCTTGCTTTCCACATTTTTCATTCCTTCTTCAAATGCAGCTAGAGATTTAGCAG ATCAATCTGCAGTAGGATTACCTTATGAGGATCCTGATAAGCCAGTAGTTACGTGTGGTCGTGGAAAGTCATATCGTGAATGTCTACCCGGCCCCAGGAAGCCACTATCTCCTCCTTTAACGCCGCTATCTACACCTGTGACTTCACCATCTCAAACTGCAACTACGCCATCTCCACCTAGCAAGTCCTTCCCTGAGTGTGGTCGTGGAAAGCCATATACTTCATGCATTCCAAAGCCACCAAAACCTTGTTTCATCTACGGTCGCGAAGGTTGCTCATCACCTTAA